From Penaeus monodon isolate SGIC_2016 chromosome 42, NSTDA_Pmon_1, whole genome shotgun sequence, one genomic window encodes:
- the LOC119599129 gene encoding pro-resilin-like: MSLKIAVISCLAVVAIADQSPYPPPPAPYHPPPAPYHPPPPAYHSEPHYPDVPPKYTYNYGISDDYGVNLGHSESRDGYKTEGTYTVDLPDGRKQIVKYVDNGDGLVAEVTYEGEAQYPEHTPAYRPAPPAYAPPPPAPYE; the protein is encoded by the exons ATGTCCCTCAAG ATCGCCGTCATCAGTTGCCTGGCTGTTGTGGCCATAGCTGATCagtccccttatccccctccacctgccccctaccaccctcctcctgccccctaccATCCTCCACCACCGGCATACCACAGCGAACCACATTACCCTGAT GTTCCTCCCAAGTACACCTATAACTACGGCATCTCCGACGACTACGGCGTCAACCTCGGCCACtcggagtcccgcgacggctacaagaccgagggcacctacaccgtcgacctccccgacggccgcaagcagatcgtcaagtacgtggacaacggcgacggtcttgtagctgaggtcacctacgagggcgaggctcagtaccctGAGCACACGCCCGCCTACAGGCCCGCTCCCCCCGCctacgcccctcctccccctgcgccCTATGAATAA
- the LOC119599130 gene encoding pro-resilin-like, with protein MSLKIAVISCLAVVAIADQSPYPPPPAPYHPPPAPYHPPPPAYHSEPHYPDVPPKYTYNYGISDDYGVNLGHSESRDGYKTEGSYTVDLPDGRKQIVKYVDNGDGLVAEVTYEGEAQYPEHTPAYKPAPPAYAPPPPAPYE; from the exons ATGTCCCTCAAG ATCGCCGTCATCAGTTGCCTGGCTGTTGTGGCCATAGCTGATCagtccccttatccccctccacctgccccctaccaccctcctcctgccccctaccATCCTCCACCACCGGCATACCACAGCGAACCACATTACCCTGAT GTTCCTCCCAAGTACACCTATAACTACGGCATCTCCGACGACTACGGCGTCAACCTCGGCCACtcggagtcccgcgacggctacaagaccgagggcagctacaccgtcgacctccccgacggccgcaagcagatcgtcaagtacgtggacaacggcgacggtcttgtagctgaggtcacctacgagggcgaggctcagtaccccgagCACACGCCCGCCTACAAGCCCGCTCCCCCCGCctacgcccctcctccccctgcgccCTATGAATAA
- the LOC119599131 gene encoding pro-resilin-like, whose product MSLKIAVISCLAVVAIADQSPYPPPPAPYHPPPAPYHPPPPAYHSEPHYPDVPPKYTYNYGISDDYGVNLGHSESRDGYKTEGTYTVDLPDGRKQIVKYVDNGDGLVAEVTYEGEAQYPEHTLAYRPAPPAYAPPPPAPYE is encoded by the exons ATGTCCCTCAAG ATCGCCGTCATCAGTTGCCTGGCTGTTGTGGCCATAGCTGATCagtccccttatccccctccaccTGCCCCCTACCACCCTCCACCTGCCCCCTACCATCCTCCACCACCGGCATACCACAGCGAACCACATTACCCTGAT GTTCCTCCCAAGTACACCTATAACTACGGAATCTCCGACGACTACGGCGTCAACCTCGGTCACtcggagtcccgcgacggctacaagaccgagggcacctacaccgtcgacctccccgacggccgcaagcagatcgtcaagtacgtggacaacggcgacggtcttgtagctgaggtcacctacgagggcgaggctcagtaccccgagCACACGCTCGCCTACAGGCCCGCTCCCCCCGCctacgcccctcctccccctgcgccCTATGAATAA
- the LOC119599132 gene encoding cuticle protein 18.6-like: MSLKIAVISCLAVVAIADQSPYPPPPAPYHPPPPAYHSEPHYPDVPPKYTYNYGISDDYGVNLGHSESRDGYKTEGTYTVDLPDGRKQIVKYVDNGDGLVAEVTYEGEAQYPEHTPAYRPAPPSYAPPPPAAYE, encoded by the exons ATGTCCCTCAAG ATCGCCGTCATCAGTTGCCTGGCTGTTGTGGCCATAGCTGATCaatccccttatccccctccaccTGCCCCCTACCACCCTCCACCACCGGCATACCACAGCGAACCACATTACCctgat GTTCCTCCCAAGTACACCTATAACTACGGAATCTCCGACGACTACGGCGTCAACCTCGGTCACtcggagtcccgcgacggctacaagaccgagggcacctacaccgtcgacctccccgacggccgcaagcagatcgtcaaGTACGTGGATAACGGCGACGGTCTTGTAgctgaggtcacctacgagggcgaggctcagtaccccgagCACACGCCCGCCTACAGGCCCGCTCCCCCCTCctacgcccctcctccccctgcggCCTATGAATAA